The nucleotide sequence GGAGAACAGCAACCTTAGAGCCAAAACGTTCTTTGAAGCGCTGCACCATCATCGGCGTTAACGATATTTCTGGCACGAGAACGATCGCTTCCTCACCTCTGCTAGCACATTGGCAATCGCTTGCAAGTACACTTCTGTTTTTCCGCTGCCAGTTATCCCATGCAGTAAAACGGCTTCGCTACCTTTTGATCGCATGCTTGCTTGATGGCATGTAACGCGTGCGCCTGGTCTTTCGAGAGCGTCAATGGTGGTTTAAGTGGACTGTCTATTGCAAAAGGGTCTCGATATTGCTCTCGCTCCTCAATCGAGACGATCCCTTTTTCTTCTAAAGCTTTTACAGTGGCATAACTTGCCTGGGCCATCTCTGTTAAACGGCTTAAAGCAAGACCGTCTCGTGCTTCCTGCAGGTGTTGAACGACGTCTTTTTGCCGAATGGCTTGGGCAGACAAGCGTTCATAAGCTCGCTCGGCGTCTATCGTGAGCGTGACCCATTTCACCTTTTTAATCGAGCCCTTGTCTTTTGCTTCATAAATGAGATCAAGCGCGCCCTGTTTTAAAGCAAGCTGTACTTCTCGCATGACATCAGGGTGCGCATCGATATCCTCCCAAAGCACTTCTTTGTTTCCAGCAAAAAAAGAACGCACTGTTTGTGATAACGCTTCTTCTTTTTGAAGAATGATTTTTTTTCGATAGGTTGATTTTAACGCCGAAGGAAGCATCGCTTGATAAGCAGAGATGAGAAAACAAAGCGTCGATTCAGCCAGCCACTTTCCCAGTGTCAATAACTCCTCTGTGAGTACAGGCTCCGGATCAAGCAACTCAACAATTGGCTTCGTTTTTAAAATGTCTGTCGTTGTTTTTACTTCAATGACCATGCCTTGAATTTTTCGTGGTCCAAAAGGAACGAGAACCCGCATGCCCGGTACAACCAGTCCTTCCCATTTTTCGGGAATCTCATAATCAAACAGCCGATCGGTCTGACGGACTGGCACATCGACAATGATAGATGCATACATCGTCAGTTCATCCTTTGTTCATAAGCTGATATATTTCACGAATTAGCTCTTCTGCAACTCGCTGTTTACTCATTCGTTGTAACGGTTTTTCCATGTCTTCTGTTATCATCGTCACTTCATTCTCATCAGATTGAAAAGCACTGTTTGGTCCGGCGATGGAATTGGCGACGACGAGATCCAGATTTTTCTTTTTCAATTTGGTTCTAGCATATTGCAGCACATTAGTTGATTCTGCTGCAAACCCGACGAGAAACGGCTTATCGGCTGCTTGGCCTAGATGCTCTAAAATATCCTTCGTTCGTTTCATTTCAATAACAAACGAACGATCTTTTTGTTTTTTTATTTTTTCCGTATGCACGTGAGCAGGCGTATAGTCTGCTACTGCTGCCGTTTTCATAATAAGATCATATTCACGATAAGCACTCATGACCGTACGGAACATGTCTTCTGCCGTAACGACTGGCACAAGCTGAACACCTTGAGGTTTATCGAGATGAACAGGACCTGAAACGAGAGTGACCTCTGCACCTTGTCGAGCCGCCTCAGCCGCCAGAGCGTACCCCATTTTCCCAGAAGAGCGATTGGTAAAAAAGCGAACTGGATCAAGCATTTCCTGGGTTGGTCCAGCCGTGACGAGTACTTTTTTCCCGTGAAGCAGCTGAGTCGACGAGTCTGCAAAAAAATGACTGATCGTCGCGACGATTTTTTCTGGTTCTTCGAGCCTTCCTTTGCCAACGTAACCACATGCAAGGTAGCCTTCATCCGGCTCGATAAAGCGTACACCTCGCTGAAATAACGTTTCGATATTGTCTTGGACAGCTGGGTGACCATACATATGTACATTCATTGCCGGCGCTACCCAAATCGGCGCAGACGTTGCTAGTAGAATCGTCGTGAGCATATCATCGGCAATGCCATGTGCCATCTTTGCCAATATATTGGCCGTTGCTGGGGCGACAATCACAAGATCCGCCCAATCTGCCACATCAATATGAGCAACGACCTCAGGATGATCTTCTTTAAATGTGTCCGTATATACGGGCTGCCGTGTTAATGCTTGAAAGGTAATCGGCTGAACAAATTTTTGGGCGGAATCTGTCATCACAACACGGACAGAGGCCCCCTTCTGCGATAATTGACTCGCCAGATTACACGCTTTATAGGCAGCAATTCCTCCAGAGACGCCTAAGACGATACGCTTTCCTTTCATCTCTTCACCTACTTTCATAAAATCATCACAGGCCATCGGATATCACAAACAATTGATGTGTCGCTGCTGCAGGCGCGTTACATTCGCCTAATAATCGACTAACGAACAACAGGCTCGTTAAAAAGAAAACAACCTATACCATTAGGTTGTTCACATTGTAGACAAAGTCGACCTTGACTTTGTCTGTTGCTTTTGTCCATTGTTATGTTTTAAAACGTGCCTATTTTTCAACCTGATTTGAAAACGAAGTTGAAAGTTGTTAAGTCGTCTGTGAATCTTCCTCAGAGTAATCTCCACGCAACGGCACAGTATCAACATAATCTACTGCTAATCGCCCGTTTCGAATTTCTTCAAGTGCCACACCAACATTTTTGTGCGAATGCGGAGACTTAATATAAGGCTGGTCATTCTCAAGCAATTGTCTTGCTCTTCTTGCGGAAACCGTTACAAGTGTATATTTGGAATCTATTGACTCCATCAGCGAATCAATCGATGGGTATAACATTATTGATCACTCTCCAGTGCTTTTTGATAAACAGATGCCACACGGCTGCGTTTGCAATGCTCAGCTGTGACAATGGCTTCGACACGTGAACACGCTTTTTCAATATGATCGTTCACGACGACATAATCATACTCGTCCATTAACTCAATTTCTTCTCTCGCTGCTTCCAGGCGGCGCGTGATCGTTGCTTCATCTTCTGTCCCACGCCCGAGAATACGCGAGCGAAGCTCAGCAAGAGACGGAGGGGCAAGAAAGAGAAAAACACCTTCAGGGAAGGCTTTCTTCACTTGCATGGCACCTTTTACTTCAATTTCTAAAAATACATCTTGACCCCTGTTTAACGTGTCATTGACGTAATCGATTGGTGTTCCATAATAATTTCCTGCATACTCGGCCCATTCTAACAGGCGATCCTCTTTAATGAGCTGCTCAAATTCGTCACGGGTTTTAAAAAAATAATCAACGCCTTCCACTTCACCAACGCGCGGAGCTCGTGTTGTCATCGAAATTGAATACTGTAATGATGTCTGCCTTTCAAATAAGGCTTTACGTACGGTTCCTTTACCTACCCCAGAAGGTCCGGACAGAACCAACAGTAGTCCCTTTTCTTTTAATTCCATCGTTTATCCTTCCTCCGGTAGTTCTTCTTTGTTCACTAACCGCTGAGCAACGGTTTCTGGCTGCACAGCTGATAAAATGACGTGGTCGCTATCCGCGATGATGACAGCGCGTGTCCGCCTTCCATATGTAGCATCAATAAGCATATTACGATCTCTTGCTTCTTGAATAATTCGTTTAATAGGTGCTGACTCTGGACTAACGATTGAAATGATTCGATTTGCAGAAACAATATTTCCAAAGCCAATATTAATGAGTTTAATACTCAACTGCCATTCCCCTCTCGCTTTATCATTCTAGCCTTTTGTCTTTCATTTTAAAATCAGGTACCGGTCAAATTTATTCAATATTTTGCACCTGTTCCTTCATTTTTTCGAGTTCAGCCTTCACGAGGATTACAGCCTCTGCGATGGAGAAGAGATGAGATTTTGAACCAATGGTATTGGCTTCCCTATGCAGTTCCTGCGTAATAAAATCCAATTTACGGCCCACAGGCTCTTCACTTTGAAGTGTTTTTTCAAACAGATGAATATGGCTATCAATACGAACTAGCTCTTCAGTGATGTCATACTTTTCAGCAAGAATCGCCACTTCAGCAAGCAGACGCTCCTCCGATGCTTCCGAAATGGCGTCATTTGCCTGCATATCCTTTAAGCGGGCAATCAACTTTTTTTCATATACGTCTGTAGCTTCAGAAGCATGGGCACGCACCTCACTGACGAGATGGCGTATCGTGTCAAGCCGCTTCATTAAATCGTTGTACAAGGTGTGCCCCTCTTCAGCTCTCATTTGTTGAAGCTGAGAGAGTGCCTCATCAGTGGCTTGCTGAATGTCATCCAGAAGGAAGGAAGGGACATTCTCTGATTCTTCCATTATTAAAACGCCTTCATGGTGAAAAAGAGACTCTAGCGTTACATCGTCATTCTTTTGAAACCTCTCTTTAGCTTGACGATAAGCCGTGACAATTTGTTCAGCCAATGCCCAATCAACCTTCACCTCTTTAGTGATCAGCGATTGTTCGTTAAAACTAATATGGACATCGATCTTCCCTCTTTGGATCTTTGAGGAGACGAGTGCCTTTATGCGTTCTTCAGCAGATGGAAGGGGGGAAGAGAGCTTGACGTTTATCTCTTTAAAGCGATGGTTAATGGATTTAATCTCTACGACGGTGCCATCCTTTGCAATCCCCCTACCGTATCCGGTCATACTTTTAATCATGGCTATCACATCCATACTTCATTTTAATGGATTTTACTGTGACAGACAAGTGGTGTACCGATTTAGGCTTCCAAATGCCTTAAGACTTCTTCAAGTGAAAGATGGATAATAAGAAAGTTGGAATAGCTGCCATACCCATCACGAGTAGCCATTCGCGAGCATCGAGCGGGACTGTATGAAAAATAGGCTGTAAAGCCGGAACGTACACAACTGCAACGACCATGACGAATGAAAGCAACACTGCCCCGACGAGATACATATTTTGAAAAGGGTTGCGATGAAAAATCGAGTGATCGCTCCGACAATCAAAAACGTGTACGAGCTGCGCCATGACGAGTGTTAAGAAAGCAACAGTCTGTGCTTCTATGAGTACACCGGTTTCCTCATAGGTGATTAGAAACGCCAAGAGTGAAACGATCCCGATGAGAAATCCGCGTGAAATAATTTTCCATGCGAGCCCACGGGAAAACACGCCTTCGTTTGGCGGACGGGGTTTTCGTTTCATTACATCGCCCTCGGGCTGGTCCATCCCTAAAGCAAGCGCGGGTAGCCCGTCGGTCACGAGGTTGACCCATAAAATTTGGATCGGAACGAGCGGCAGTGGCATCCCGAGAAGCATTGCAAAGAGCATCACTAAAATTTCACCGACGTTAGATGCCAATAAATAGCGAATAAATTTACGGACATTTTCGTAAATGTTCCGCCCTTCTTTCACTGCGGACTGGATTGTTTCAAACCGGTCATCAGTTAATATTAAATCCGACGCCTCACGAGCGACTTCGGTCCCTGTTTTACCCATAGAAATACCGATGTCAGCGGCTTTAATAGCTGGAGCATCATTGACACCATCACCTGTCATCGCACAGACGTGACCCCGTTTTTGAAACGCTTGGACAATCCATAGCTTATGCGCTGGTGACACTCTCGCAAAGACGTCAATGTTGTCGATCTCATTCGCGAGATCGTTTACAGTCATTTCTGCCATGTGACGCCCTTCCATCACCCTTCCACCCGTTCGGAGAATCCCTAAATCAGCTGCAATGGCTTCGGCAGTTTTTGCATGATCGCCTGTAATCATGACAGTTTTAATGCCAGCTTGCTGACATTCACGAATGGATTGCTTCACCCCTTCTCGTGGTGGGTCAAGCATTCCAGCCAGCCCGACAAGAATGAGCTGATCCTCTGCTAGCTGGAGCGTCGCTGCTTCTTCAAGCGAAGGTATTCGCTTATATGCGATGGCAAGCGTACGCAGTGCATCTTGAGCCATTTCGTCCACTTGCTTCGTCACTAGCGCTTTTTCAGAGGCACCGATTCGTTCGACTCGACCGTTCGACAATCGACGATTACAGCGGCTGAGGACGTAATCAGGTGCACCTTTGACAATAACGAAATACTCCTGTTTTCTGTTTTGGACAACAACACTCATCATTTTCCGGTTTGAATCAAATGGGTATTCCTTCTGTACCGAAAATTCCTCACGTAATTGAGCTCGCGAGATTCCAGCCTTCATCGCTAGTGTGAGCATCGCACCGTCTGTTGGATCGCCATTTAACACGTACGCACCTTCGTCATTTTCTTGAATGTCTGCATGGTTGCACAGCATGCCAAACGTTGCTAGCTGCAGCAAATGCTGCGATTGCTTTGGGTCTGCTTCACCGATCTGATCTCGTCGTTGAAAGGTGCCCTCAGGCGAATAGCCTGTACCGTGGACCCGCCACTCTTCTTCGCCTACACGTACACATTTTACCGTCATCTCATTTTTCGTCAGTGTCCCGGTTTTGTCAGAACAAATGACCGATGTACATCCGAGCGTTTCTACAGCTGGGAGCTTCCTTATAATGGCGTTGCGTCGGATCATTCGCTGCACACCTAAAGCAAGTGCAACGGTAACGATCGCAGGCAACCCCTCCGGAATGGCGGCAACCGCTAATGAAACACCAGCAAGCACCATCGTATACATATCATGACCTTGGACGATGCCTAAAAAGACGACCGCAGCTGTCAATAGCAGCGCACCAACGATTAATATTTTACCGAGCTCAGCAAGCTTTCTTTGCAATGGCGTTGTCGTTTGACCTGACGTATTCATCAGTTCAGCAATGCTCCCCATCGCCGTTTGCATTCCTGTCCCTGTCACGACCAATGTGCCGCTACCACGGGTGACGAGCGTTCCCATAAAACTCATATTGCTTTGATCGCCAAGCGGCAAGCTATCGTCCTCAAGCACATTCGTTTGTTTATCTACCGGCAGTGATTCTCCAGTCAATGCGGACTCGTCGATTTGCAAACGATCTGCTGACAAAAGCCGCCCATCAGCACCTACCCGATCACCTGCTTGGAGACGAATAATATCCCCGCGAACAAGGTCGGTTGAAGGAACCTTTTGCCAAAGACCTGAGCGTAGCACCATCGTTTGTGGCGCAGATAACGCCTTTAAAGCAGCTAACGATTTTTCTGCTTTTCTTTCTTGTAAGTACCCTAAGCAACCATTAATAATAATGATCGCCATGATTGCAAATGCATCAACGTATTCTCCCAACAACCCAGAAATTAGCGTCGCAGCAATTAAAACAAGCACCATAAAATCTTTAAATTGCATTAGAAACGTTTGCCATCCAGGTGTTAATTTACTTTCCTCCAAAGTGTTGGTGCCGTCTTTACTCCGCCGGTCGAAAACAGAACGGTCTGTGAGGCCATTCTCTGGATCAGTTTTAAACGCACGTATCGTCTCATTGACTGTTTTTTGATACCATTGCACGTATCTCATCCTCCTCTGCTCAACACCCATCCTATTCAGGCTTGTACGAAAACATGCTATACTTAGCATCACGAATGAGAGGTGATTAAGCATGTCATTTGATGGAGTCGTCACAAACGCGGTCGTCTCTGAAATGCAACATACTTTACTAGGAGGCCGCATCACAAAAATTTATCAGCCTTCTGAAACCGATGTGCTCATCACAATCCGAGCTCAGCGGGAAAATCATACACTGCTTTTTTCTGTACATCCTACTTACGCCCGCTTTCATGTAACAAAGGAAAAACGTGCGAACCCTAAAGAGCCACCAATGTTTTGCATGGTCTTGCGTAAGCATCTTGAGGGGAGCATCGTTGAAAGCATTGAACAACGAGGGTTGGAACGAATCATTACATTAAAAGCAAAAGGGAAGACAGAAATTGGAGATGCATCATTAAAAGAGCTCACCTTTGAATTAATGGGGAAGCATAGTAACCTCATTCTCATCGACAGCGAAACACAGCAAATTGTCGACAGCGTAAAGCACCTTGGACCGTCAGTAAACCGTCATCGTTCTGTCCTCCCAGGGCGGCCATATGTCGAACCTCCTTCACAGGAGAAGACGAACCCTCTGGATGCAACAGCAGATGATGTCTTGCGCATCGTTGATTGGAATGCAGGGCGAATCGATCGTCAACTCGTGAACGCTTTTGCAGGGCTTTCCCCACTGCTTGCCAAGGAAATTGTTGACCGGGCCGGTCCAGGGTCTAAAGAGAACATCGTCGAGGCATTTTTGTCTTATGTTCATATCGTCCGTGAGCAGAAGTTTAAGCCGATCATCTACCGCAAACCGAAAGAGCTCTTTTATGCGTTCCCACTCGCGCATCTCAAGGCAGAAGGAACAGAGTACACTTCACCTTCTCTAATGCTTGATGCCTTTTTCTCTGGCAAAGCTGAACGAGATAGAGTCAAACAGCAAAGCCAAGACATTGCCAAACTATTAACTAATGAAATGAAGAAAAATGAGAAAAAGCTGAAGAAGCTACAAAAAACGTTAAAAGATGCCGAAAAAGCTGATATGTATCAAAAGGAAGGCGAGCTCATCACTGCGCACATGCACTTAATTAGCTACGGTGATTCGTCGGTTGATGTCATCGACTATTACGACGAAGAGCAACCTACCATTCGATAGAACTTGATCCGAATCAGTCACCGTCTGAAAATGCGCAGCGCAAGTTTCAAAGATATCAAAAGCTTAAAAAAGCGCGAACTGTTGTCAAAGAGCAAATTGAACAAACCTACGAGGAAAACCGTTATTTAGATACACTCGTTGCACAGCTCGCTAAAGCAGGAACAGGCGATCTAGAAGATATTCGTGAAGAGCTTGTTGAACAAGGCTACTTAAAAAAGCGCCAATCTACAGTAAAAAAGAAAAAAAATACGGCACCTTCACTTTCCTTATTTGAATCGTCTGATGGTCACCAAATTTATGTAGGCAAAAACAATAAGCAAAACGAATACTTGACGAACAGGCTCGCTCATAGAGATGACCTCTGGTTCCATACAAAGGATATTCCTGGTTCTCACGTCGTCATCCGTTCAAAGGAACCAAGTGAGACAGCCATCATTGAAGCAGCATCGATCGCTGCCTTCTTTAGTAAAGCTGGGCAGTCGTCATCTGTACCAGTGGATTACACGAAAATCCGACATGTCCGCAAGCCAAATGGTGCAAAACCCGGCTTCGTCATTTACGATGAACAGCAGACGGTTTTTGTCACTCCTGTTGAAGAAGAGATTGACCGGTTGCGAAAGCAGTAAACAAAACGCAAAAAAGCACCCTGACACGTCAAGATGCTTTGCTTTCAAATGTGTAGACAAAGTCTTTTAAAGCTTTGTCTACACTTATTTATTGGAATTTATGATGTAACGACCCAGTCCGTTTTCTCAGGCGACTTCGTCCATTCTAACACTTGACTGGCTTGGTCTGCCTTCATACCTCGCTCTTGAGCGACTTCTAATAGTGCAGTAATCGTCGTTAACGAAATACACTCGATTCCGAGATCTTGACATTGCTGCATACTTTTTTCCATTTCATATGTAAAAATGGAAGCAATCCCTAACACCTCTGCCCCTTCAGATCGTAGCGCTTCGACAGCGGACAACGCACTGCGTCCGGTCGAAATTAAGTCCTCAATGACAATGACGCGCTGTCCCGGTTTAATCACACCTTCAATTTGTGAGGCGGTTCCATGCGCTTTCTTTTGTCCACGTACATAAACCATTGGGAGATCGAGCACATCGCTGATCCAAGCAGCATGAGGAATTCCTGCCGTAGCAGTCCCTGCAATCACATCTACACCGCCAAATTCTTCTTGAATCCGTTTGCCTAAGGCTTGAGCGACTTCACGGCGAATGGCTGGATAGCTAATTAAAAGTCTGTTATCGCAATAAATCGGTGCCTTTAATCCGGAAGACCACGTGAATGGATCGTCTGGCTGAATCGATACAGCCCCAATATCTAGTAAATGCGCAGCCACCTGTTTATCTATCTTCAATACTCACACGCTCCCATTCCTCTACAACTGTTTGATAAGCCGTCAATGGATCGTTCTTTTGCGTAATGCTTCGACCAACAACGATGGCTGTGCTTCCTGCCTTACGCGCTTCTCCAGGCGTCATCACTCGTTTTTGATCGTCAAGCGCATCTCCTTTTAAACGAATCCCAGGGGTCACTGTCCAAAAATCTGGACCAAAAGCATCACGTAGCATGGAGGCTTCATGTGCGGAGCAGACGACACCATCCAAGTGACTGTTTTGAGATAGCTTGGCATAATGCATAACCGCTTCTTGCATCGTTCCTTGCCAGCCTAGCTCTTCGGTAAGCATATAGTCGCTCGTACTCGTCAGTTGTGTGACGGCGACGCATTTTGGACGTTCGTTTTGCCCGCTTCCTTCTTCAAGGCCTTCAACAGCCGCCCTCATCATTTCCGAACCACCAGCTGCATGAACTGTCACTAAATCAATCCCTAGTCTCCCTAAATTTCTCATACCGTGGTGCACGGTCGTCGGTATGTCATGGAGCTTTAAGTCTAAGAAGACCGAATGCCCTTGCTCTTTTAACGTTTCAACAAACGAAGGCCCTTCTTTATAAAAAAGCTCCATCCCGACTTTTACCCACGTAGAACGTCCTTTGAAATCGGACATAAATGTATCAACTTGTTCTTTTTCTGGAAAATCAAGCGCGATGATGACTCGTGGTGGCAACTTTCTTCCAGCTCCTTCCTTGAATATCCTCTAATCGTTCGGCCCCAAGCGCTCGCAGCGCTGCCGGCAACGCTGAAATCAGCTCAGGACAGACCATTGGATTGACAAAATTTGCCGTCCCAACAGCGACAGCACTCGCCCCTGCGGAAATAAAATCAATGACATCTTGGACGTCTTGAATACCGCCCATTCCAATAACAGGGATGTTCACAGCCTGAGATACGTCGTAAACCATTCGAATGGCGACCGGTTTAACCGCTGGACCAGACAACCCACCAGTACGATTGGCAAGGATCGGTGCGCCTGTTTTTTCGTCTAGTCGCATCCCAAGCAAAGTATTGATGAGTGTCACTCCGTCTGCCCCTGCGGACTCAACCGCTTTCGCAACACCGACAACATCAGCTGTGTTTGGAGACAGTTTCACATAGACCGGCACTTCCGATACAGCTTTCACAGCTGTTGTCAGTGATGCCGCAAGCTCAGGTGTTGTCCCAAAGGCGATGCCGCCTTCTTTTACGTTCGGACAAGAAATGTTAAGCTCAAGCGCATCGACATGAGGTGATGCTGACAAGCGTACAGCCACGCTCACATAATCTTCCTCCGTAGCCCCTGCGACATTAGCGATAATGGGTACGTCGTACTGACTAAGCCATGGCAGCTCTTCGTCATATACCTTGTCAAGACCAGGGTTTTGCAAGCCAATCGCATTCAGCATACCAGACGGTGTTTCAGCCACACGCGGGGTCGCATTTCCGAATCGCGGCTCTGGCGTCGTTGCTTTAATCATAATCGCACCGAGTTTCGAAAGCGAATAGAAACGGGCATATTCTTTACCGAACCCGAAGCAACCTGAAGCAGGCATGATCGGATTTTTTAATGCTAATCCAGGAAGAGACACTGACAAATCCATTACAACACCACCTCCCCAGCCCGAAATACTGGTCCGTCTGTACATATTTTCTTATATGACGTTCCGCCGTCATATGTCTGACAAACACAGGCAAGGCAGGCCCCAACACCACAGCCCATACGCTCCTCTAATGAAACATACAGCTCTTTGTTAGGCAACGCTTGTTCTAAAGCACGTAGCATCGGTGTTGGTCCACACGAATAAATACGATCCGCCTCGCTGTCTGTCACGTCTGCCTGAAGCGCATCGGTGACGAGTCCCTGCATTCCGTAAGTACCGTCAACTGTCGTAACAGTTGTTGGCCCTAAAGCGGCAAATTCTTTTTCATAAAAAACCGACGTCATTGTATCAAAACCGAGAATATGGCGTACAGCAATGCCTTGATTTTTAAGCTGTTTCGCTAAGTAGTAAAGCGGAGGCACGCCGACGCCTCCACCAATAAGCAATGCACTGCGGCCTTCAGGAAGGTCCGTAGGGAAACCGTGCCCTAACGGACCAAGAACGTCGACCGTATCCCCCGCCCGCAAACGTGCTAGCTGCTTCGTTCCTTCACCTTGACGACGATAAATAATTTTAAGCTTGCGCTCTTTGACATCGACATCGCACAGAGAAATAGGCCGTCTGAGCAGTGGTGCTGTTCCTTCAGTGACACGCAGATGAACAAATTGTCCAGGCACAGTCATTTGCGCCACGAGGCTTCCGTACAGCTCTGCTTCAAAGACCGATTCGGCAATTTCACGTTGCTGAACGACTTCAAGGTGCTCTTTTTCAATCATACGGAATGAGCCTCCTTCGTGTCTTTCATATCCGGCATCGACTCTGCTTGAAAGCTCATTGACTCAAGGACACGCAAAATGGCTAATGTCGTATCGAGAGAGGTTAAACAGCCGACGCCATTTTCAACGGCTTCACGGCGAATACGGAAACCGTCTCTTGCTGGTTGTTTTCCTTTGGTCAACGTATTCACGACGAAGTGTGTCTTACCGCTGCGAATGACATCAATTAACGTTTCCCCAGAGCTGCCGATTTTTTGGACGACACCGACGTCAATGCCTCTTTCTTTAAGCATGTTGGCCGTACCTTCCGTAGCAAGTACGTGAAACCCAATCTGCTGAAAACGTTGAACGAGCGGCAAGGCTTCTTCTTTATCTTTGTCAGCGACTGTGAATAAAATTGTGCCATAGGACGGGATTTCCATTCCTGAAGCGATCAAACCTTTGTATAGTGCTTTTTCGACCGTTTGATCATGACCCATCACTTCGCCGGTTGACTTCATTTCAGGTCCTAAAGAAATGTCGACGCGACGAAGCTTCGCAAAGGAAAAAACAGGCACTTTCGTATACACACGATCGGTTGTTGGGAGCAAGCCCGTTGTGTAACCAAGCTCTTCCAATGTTTGTCCGAGAATGACTTTTGTCGCAACGTTTGCCATCGGAACACCCGTAATCTTGCTTAAAAATGGCACCGTCCTACTCGAGCGCGGATTCAGCTCAAGCACATACACTTGCTCATGATGGATAACAAACTGGATGTTTAACAACCCGACGATACCGAGACCGCGCGCGAGTGCAACCGTTGCCGCCTCAATGTCCTTCAAGCACTTCTCACTCAAGCTTTGTGGCGGGTAGACCGCAATCGAATCGCCACTATGAACACCCGCACGCTCGACATGCTCCATAATGCCCGGGATTGTCACTGTTTCTCCATCGGAAATCGCATCGACTTCGATTTCTTTCCCGGTCAAATAACGGTCTATTAATACCGGATGATCACGGCTTACACGAACCGCTGTTTTCATATAACGAAGTAAATCTTCTTCTTCGTAAATAATTTCCATCGCGCGCCCACCAAGAACGTAGGACGGACGAAGCAGTAACGGATAGCCAATGAATTGAGCG is from Litoribacterium kuwaitense and encodes:
- a CDS encoding primosomal protein N' family DNA-binding protein; translation: MYASIIVDVPVRQTDRLFDYEIPEKWEGLVVPGMRVLVPFGPRKIQGMVIEVKTTTDILKTKPIVELLDPEPVLTEELLTLGKWLAESTLCFLISAYQAMLPSALKSTYRKKIILQKEEALSQTVRSFFAGNKEVLWEDIDAHPDVMREVQLALKQGALDLIYEAKDKGSIKKVKWVTLTIDAERAYERLSAQAIRQKDVVQHLQEARDGLALSRLTEMAQASYATVKALEEKGIVSIEEREQYRDPFAIDSPLKPPLTLSKDQAHALHAIKQACDQKVAKPFYCMG
- the coaBC gene encoding bifunctional phosphopantothenoylcysteine decarboxylase/phosphopantothenate--cysteine ligase CoaBC, which encodes MKGKRIVLGVSGGIAAYKACNLASQLSQKGASVRVVMTDSAQKFVQPITFQALTRQPVYTDTFKEDHPEVVAHIDVADWADLVIVAPATANILAKMAHGIADDMLTTILLATSAPIWVAPAMNVHMYGHPAVQDNIETLFQRGVRFIEPDEGYLACGYVGKGRLEEPEKIVATISHFFADSSTQLLHGKKVLVTAGPTQEMLDPVRFFTNRSSGKMGYALAAEAARQGAEVTLVSGPVHLDKPQGVQLVPVVTAEDMFRTVMSAYREYDLIMKTAAVADYTPAHVHTEKIKKQKDRSFVIEMKRTKDILEHLGQAADKPFLVGFAAESTNVLQYARTKLKKKNLDLVVANSIAGPNSAFQSDENEVTMITEDMEKPLQRMSKQRVAEELIREIYQLMNKG
- the rpoZ gene encoding DNA-directed RNA polymerase subunit omega produces the protein MMLYPSIDSLMESIDSKYTLVTVSARRARQLLENDQPYIKSPHSHKNVGVALEEIRNGRLAVDYVDTVPLRGDYSEEDSQTT
- the gmk gene encoding guanylate kinase, whose product is MELKEKGLLLVLSGPSGVGKGTVRKALFERQTSLQYSISMTTRAPRVGEVEGVDYFFKTRDEFEQLIKEDRLLEWAEYAGNYYGTPIDYVNDTLNRGQDVFLEIEVKGAMQVKKAFPEGVFLFLAPPSLAELRSRILGRGTEDEATITRRLEAAREEIELMDEYDYVVVNDHIEKACSRVEAIVTAEHCKRSRVASVYQKALESDQ
- the remA gene encoding extracellular matrix/biofilm regulator RemA; translated protein: MSIKLINIGFGNIVSANRIISIVSPESAPIKRIIQEARDRNMLIDATYGRRTRAVIIADSDHVILSAVQPETVAQRLVNKEELPEEG
- a CDS encoding YicC/YloC family endoribonuclease; this translates as MIKSMTGYGRGIAKDGTVVEIKSINHRFKEINVKLSSPLPSAEERIKALVSSKIQRGKIDVHISFNEQSLITKEVKVDWALAEQIVTAYRQAKERFQKNDDVTLESLFHHEGVLIMEESENVPSFLLDDIQQATDEALSQLQQMRAEEGHTLYNDLMKRLDTIRHLVSEVRAHASEATDVYEKKLIARLKDMQANDAISEASEERLLAEVAILAEKYDITEELVRIDSHIHLFEKTLQSEEPVGRKLDFITQELHREANTIGSKSHLFSIAEAVILVKAELEKMKEQVQNIE